The DNA segment AGGTCCGACCAGACCTGACCGGGATCGACCGTGAGTACCTCGAAAACTAACCAGCTAATCGGCATCAGCATGCTCGCGGCGACCGCTCCGGACAGCAACGTCAAACCGATCGGCAGGCCCTCTCCCTCGCCGCGATTCGTGCGCACGTGTGGAACGTTCATGGCTGTGTGCTCGGGGATTCCCCGCTCGGCGTGTGGTTCGACACCCGATAACTCGACGCGTCTCCGTCGACCGTTCGTGTCGGGTGCTCCGCCTGCGGCCACTTCCAGTCGTCGGTTCGTGCCCGATATCGCCCCGACCGCGTTCGTCGACCGGGTTCACTCGTTCGGAGGCGTTCCAACGAATATAAGGTTTAGGTTTGCCTAATCTCCCGCATGGAGCTGTCACGGCGGGACGCGGTCGCCGCGCTGGCTGCAGTCGGAACCGGTGCCGGCGCCGTTGCCGTGGGTACACACCTGCACGAAAGCGACCCCGGGGAAGACGGCGATCTACGCCGGGCGATGGTCGCCGCCGCCGAGGTGGTCTACCCCGACGCGGTGAGCGGCGTCGACGAGTTCGTCGAGACGTTCCTCGACGGTCGCCTCGACGACGAGGCTCACGCTGCCGGCGTCCGTGAAGCCGTGGACATCCTCGATGACTACGCCTCGGCGCGTCACGACGCGTCGTTCACCGACCTCTCGATCGCGGAGCGTGACGACCTGCTGCGGGCGGCGGGCGTGGCGACCGCGTCGGAGAACCCTGACGGTACCGAGGTCGAGCGGATTCGCTACTACGTGGTCAACGAGTTGCTGCTCGCGTTGTACGCCTCACCGGCCGGCGGCGAACTGGTCGGTATCGAGAACCCGCCGGGCCACCCCGGTGGTACCGGGAGCTACCAGCGGGGGCCGACGCCGTGAGCGATTGGCCGCCCGCCGAGACGGCCGAACCGACTGCCGGGGCGAGCGACCGCACCCCGGTTGCGGACGCCGACGTTTGCGTCGTCGGTGCTGGCCCCGCCGGCGCGCTGGTAGCGAATCGGCTGGCAGCGGCCGGGAAGGAGGTGGTCGTCCTGGAGGCCGGTCCACGGTTCGACCCGGCGGACCGTCGCGCGCGCCAGGAACGATTTCTCCGGCCGTCGGCCGGCCGTGAAGCCGTCTGGGATGGGGACCCCGAACGCGACGCCTACGGCGCCTCCGGCGACGCCCACTACCCGCTGAACCGCGCTCGCGTCAAGGGTGTCGGCGGCACGACGCTCCACTGGCAGGGGATGGTGATGCGGCTTCACGAGGACGACTTCGCCTCACGGAGCGCCCGCGGCGTCGGTGTCGACTGGCCAATCGACTACGCGAACCTGCGACCGTACTACGCCGCCGCCGAGTCCGAACTCGGCGTGGCCGGCGCCAGCGACAACCCCCACGCCCCGCCGCGCGAGGAACCCCACCCGATGCCCGCCTTTCCACCTTCCTACAGCGACTCGCTGTTCGCCGAGGCCTGCGAAGTGCTGGAAATCGACACGCACTCGGTGCCCAACGCTCGCAACTCCGAGGGATACGACGGCCGGAGCGCCTGCGTCGGCTACGGCACCTGTCAACCGGTCTGTCCCTCCGGGGCGAAGTACGACGCGACCGTCCACGTCGAGCGCGCCGAGGACCACGGCGCGAGCGTGATCGATCGGGCCCCCGTCCAGCGCCTCGACCACGACGCCGATCGAATCACCGCAGCGGTGTACGCGACCCCGGGCGGGGCGACCCACCGGCAGGAAGCCGACGCGTTCGTCCTCGCAGCGGGCGGCGTCGAGACGCCCCGACTCCTCTTGCTCTCGGAGTCGTCGCACTACCCCGACGGTCTCGCCAACTCCAGCGGAGTGGTCGGTCGGTACTTCATGGACCACCTGTTCGCCGGCACCTGGGGCGTCCTCGACGAACCGACGCGCCAGCACCACGTCGGCTTTCTCACCAGCGAGTCCCAGCAGTTCTACGACGACGCGGACGACGAGGTGGGGCCGTTCAAACTCGAGTTCTTCAACTACGCCGGTCCCACGCCGGTCGGGCTCGCGCTCACCGGCGACGACTGGGGCGACGACCTGCTGGAGCGCATCCGCGGGGAGTACGGCCGCCACGTCGCCGTCGGCGCGCTGGTCGAGCAACTCCCCCGCGAGGACAGCTACGTCGCGCTCGACCCCGAACGGACCGACGACCGCGGCAATCCGGCCCCGCACGTCCACTGGTCCGTCGGCGAGCGCGCCCGCAACACGCTCGCCCGTGCGAACCAGGTGCAGGAAGCCATCCTCGAGGAACTGGGCGCGGAGATCACCTACCAGGAGGGCCCCGACCGCACCATCCCCGCGAACCACCACATGGGTACCACCCGGATGGGGACCGACCCCGCCGAGAGCGTCGTCGGCCCCGATCTGCGAACCCACGATCTCGATAACTGTTGGATCGCCTCCAGCAGTGTCTTCCCCACCGCCGGCGCGCTGAACCCCACCCTGACAATCGCCGCGGTCGCGCTCAGGTGCGCCGACCACGTCGAGGCGGCGCTGTGACGCTCAGCGATTGTTTAGGCAAACCTAAAAATATAAGGCCGGCCGGCCGAGAGTACCGGCAATGAGTACCCTCGATGCGGACTCGACGGACGGCGGCACCGACGAAGAACCGACCGACGCTGGCGGATCGACGCCGGTAGACACCGATCCCGGCACAACCGAGGAAGCAACGAGCACCGAGACGACCGATGCCGGGGTTGGAGCTGCGACGGACGATACAGGGGCTGGAACCGAGTCAGCCGCTACAGGGGCTGGAGCCGAGACGGCCGCGACGGACGACGCGTTCACCTTCGCCGACGTGAGCGTCGTGATGGGAACCTACAACGAGGAGGCGGCCATCGGCACCGTCCTCGACGACATTGCAGAGGTGACCGACGGCGAGGCCGAGGTAGTCTGCGTCGACGGGTCCAGCGACCGGACGCCCGAGATCGCTCGCGAGCGCGGCGCCACGGTGATCGAACAGGAACCGCAGGGCTACGGCGTCGCCGTCCGGGAGGCGATCCTGGCACCCGACCGCCCAATCGTCGTCACGACCGACTGTGACGACACCTACCCGATGGAGCAGCTGCCCGAGTTCCTCGAACTGATCAACGAGGGCTACGACGTCGTCAGCGGTGACCGCCTCTACCACGGCGCCGAGGCGATGCCCGCGTTCAACCGCTTCGGCAACCACGCCTTCGCCGCCGTCGCGAGCGTCCTCATGGGCACTCGCGTCCACGACACCACGACGGGAATGCGCGCGTACCGCCGCACGGTCGTCGAGGACATCGAGTGGACCGAGAACACCGGCCTCTCGGCGGAACTGCTGATTCGGCCCCTGATGCGCGGCTACGATATCCGCGAACACCCGATCGCCTACGGCGAGCGCGCCGGCGAGACGAAACTCGACCCGCTCCAGGGGGGTGCCGCCATCGCGAAATCCATCGTGAAGGTCGCCCTCGAAGAGCGGTTCCGGTAACCGGTCGCGTCGACGTCGCTGTTTTTGTCCCCTCGACCCGACAGTGCGTCACCTGTCCCACAGCGACGATTGCAACGACTCGGGCGAGACTCCCGCCTCGTCAACGTCCGTTCACTCCCGAACGTCCAGCTCGGTCTCGAAGGAGACGCCGTCGAGGTACAGGTCGGGCTGTCCGGGGACGTAGGTTCCCTCGTCCGCACACCGCGAGACGAGCGTGCACACGGTTCGCTCCGCCGGCCAGAGCACCTCGACGGCCTCGTCGGTACTCCGCACGGGGACCTCCTGGCGGTAGGTGAGCGACGACCCGGCCGTCTCGTACATCGTCACCGTGAGGGCCAACTCGTCGACTTCCTCGAGCGCGACCGACCCGTTCTCGACCGTCTCGGTCGACCCCGCCCCGTTTTCGGCGGACTCAGCCGACTCCGCCCCGTCATCGGCGGACTCGGCCGACTCCGCTCCATCGCCCGCCGTCTCGTTGGAGCCGGTCCCGTCGTCGACGGTTACCAGTTCGGCGCGACCGTCCGTGACTCGCCACTCGACGGTAACCGCGTCGCCGGGCTCGTGTACCCGGTGGGTGGCCGTCTCGCCGTCGGACGTTTCGAGGCGTACGATCGCACTCTCGACGGTGGTGAGGGTGCCGACGCGGGTTTCGCCGTCGACGCTCGTGCCCTCCCGGAGCGTTACCTCCTGGAGCGTCGGCACGTACTCGTCGTCGGGGTCGGGCGACCACTCGCCGTGGGCGGCGTAGCGGTAGTAGGTGCGCTCGGGATAGGCGTCTAACACCGCGAAGTCTCGTTCGACGCCGCCGTCCAGGGCGTACACCACTTCGCCGTCGAGGCCTGGGTCGTTGCGCAGCGCCTGGAACGGGTGGCCGAGCCACTGCCCGTACTCCGGCGGGAGGAACACGAGTGCGTTCTCGAGGTCCGCCTCCTCGAACGGTTCGTAGGCCGTCTCGAACGTCTCGGTGTGTTCGGCGTGGCGCTCGACCGGTGTCGAGACGATCGCGGCGTTGGCGCCGCCGATCGCGAGCGCACTCACGAGCGCGACGGCGATGGCCACCCGCCGCGCACCGTTCGTTGAGGTGTGCGCGGCCAGCCACGCGTGGACGCGTCCGCGACGGAGGGTCCGCCAGGCTGCGACGAGTGCGACCCCCGCGAACACCGCGAGGACGGGGAGTGTGTCGAAGTAGTAGTACGGCCCGAACTGCGAGATGAGGCCGTCGGTCGGGTCGGTCATGGTCGCGAGCGCGTTTCGGTTCCCCCAGAACGCCAGATTCCCGAGAACGACCGCCGGCAGGACACCGGCGAGGAGGACGCCGGCGGTCCGACGGTGACCGGCGTCGTCGGCGCTACCCGTCGTGAGGATGCCGTCCGGTATCCACCGGCGAACGGCGAGTCCGAGCCCGCAGACGGCCAGGAGTGTGCCGAGCGGGCCCGCGGTCATCCAGCGGGCCGCGTAGTACTGAAGGACGTACCCGTTCGATTCGAGCGCGAGCGTCGGCGTGTAGTCGATGCTGTGGTCCAGCAACTCCCGACGGCCGAAGCCGGGGCCGTCCATGGGGGCGAACGCCTGGTAGGGGAACACGAGCGGCGAGCCGGTGACGCGGGCGTTGTACGCGAGCGTCAGCGCGACGAACGAGAGCCCGAGCACGCCCGTGAGCACGTTGCGCCGAATCGGATCGGGGAGCGGACGCCGGACGGCGCCGACGCCCTCGCGACGGACGGTCGCCACGACCTGCCACAGCGCGTGGGCGACGAACGGTGTGGCGAACAGCACCGCCGTGTACGGTCGGGCGAAAAAGGCCAGCCCGACGGCGACGCCCGCCGCCGCGGCGCTCGGGAGCGAGGCGGTGCGGACGCCGCGGAGGTAGGCGACGGCGAACAGCAGGTTCAGGAACGTCGTCGGCGCGTAGGGTAAAAATACCGAGGAGGTGAGCAGCGCGAGCGGCGAAGCGGCGAAGACGGCTGCGGCGACGACGCCGACCGAGCGGTCGAAGATCGCCGATCCAAGGACGTAGACCAGCGCCGCGTTACCCGCCGCCACGACCGCGAGCGTCACTCGCGGTTCGCCGAAGAGCGCCATCGAGATTGCGAACATCCCCGAGGGAACCGGACTGTACTTCGGATAGAGGCGGCCGCCGTCCTGGACGAAGAACCAGGGACGGACGGCGTCGGCGAGTGGGCCCGCATGGAGCTCCACCTGCCCCTCCAGGAGCATCGCGGCCTGCAGCAGGTAGACGGCCTCGTCGTCGTTGGTCGAGTGGTACGGAAAGAGGCGCGTGGCGAGGACGAACACCGCCAGCCCCGCGAGGAGTGAGACGGTGAGTGCGAGCAGGCGGTAGCGGTCCGTCGACGTCAGTTCGCCCGCAACGAGGCGACGGCCGAATCGGCGGCCGCGCCGGACGGACTGGCGACCGCAGTCGAGGAGTAGTCGGGATGGGGAACGGGGCTGGGACACGAATTGAGTGGGGAG comes from the Halovivax cerinus genome and includes:
- a CDS encoding dolichyl-phosphate hexose transferase, with product MSVVMGTYNEEAAIGTVLDDIAEVTDGEAEVVCVDGSSDRTPEIARERGATVIEQEPQGYGVAVREAILAPDRPIVVTTDCDDTYPMEQLPEFLELINEGYDVVSGDRLYHGAEAMPAFNRFGNHAFAAVASVLMGTRVHDTTTGMRAYRRTVVEDIEWTENTGLSAELLIRPLMRGYDIREHPIAYGERAGETKLDPLQGGAAIAKSIVKVALEERFR
- a CDS encoding GMC family oxidoreductase; this encodes MSDWPPAETAEPTAGASDRTPVADADVCVVGAGPAGALVANRLAAAGKEVVVLEAGPRFDPADRRARQERFLRPSAGREAVWDGDPERDAYGASGDAHYPLNRARVKGVGGTTLHWQGMVMRLHEDDFASRSARGVGVDWPIDYANLRPYYAAAESELGVAGASDNPHAPPREEPHPMPAFPPSYSDSLFAEACEVLEIDTHSVPNARNSEGYDGRSACVGYGTCQPVCPSGAKYDATVHVERAEDHGASVIDRAPVQRLDHDADRITAAVYATPGGATHRQEADAFVLAAGGVETPRLLLLSESSHYPDGLANSSGVVGRYFMDHLFAGTWGVLDEPTRQHHVGFLTSESQQFYDDADDEVGPFKLEFFNYAGPTPVGLALTGDDWGDDLLERIRGEYGRHVAVGALVEQLPREDSYVALDPERTDDRGNPAPHVHWSVGERARNTLARANQVQEAILEELGAEITYQEGPDRTIPANHHMGTTRMGTDPAESVVGPDLRTHDLDNCWIASSSVFPTAGALNPTLTIAAVALRCADHVEAAL
- a CDS encoding ArnT family glycosyltransferase, whose amino-acid sequence is MSQPRSPSRLLLDCGRQSVRRGRRFGRRLVAGELTSTDRYRLLALTVSLLAGLAVFVLATRLFPYHSTNDDEAVYLLQAAMLLEGQVELHAGPLADAVRPWFFVQDGGRLYPKYSPVPSGMFAISMALFGEPRVTLAVVAAGNAALVYVLGSAIFDRSVGVVAAAVFAASPLALLTSSVFLPYAPTTFLNLLFAVAYLRGVRTASLPSAAAAGVAVGLAFFARPYTAVLFATPFVAHALWQVVATVRREGVGAVRRPLPDPIRRNVLTGVLGLSFVALTLAYNARVTGSPLVFPYQAFAPMDGPGFGRRELLDHSIDYTPTLALESNGYVLQYYAARWMTAGPLGTLLAVCGLGLAVRRWIPDGILTTGSADDAGHRRTAGVLLAGVLPAVVLGNLAFWGNRNALATMTDPTDGLISQFGPYYYFDTLPVLAVFAGVALVAAWRTLRRGRVHAWLAAHTSTNGARRVAIAVALVSALAIGGANAAIVSTPVERHAEHTETFETAYEPFEEADLENALVFLPPEYGQWLGHPFQALRNDPGLDGEVVYALDGGVERDFAVLDAYPERTYYRYAAHGEWSPDPDDEYVPTLQEVTLREGTSVDGETRVGTLTTVESAIVRLETSDGETATHRVHEPGDAVTVEWRVTDGRAELVTVDDGTGSNETAGDGAESAESADDGAESAESAENGAGSTETVENGSVALEEVDELALTVTMYETAGSSLTYRQEVPVRSTDEAVEVLWPAERTVCTLVSRCADEGTYVPGQPDLYLDGVSFETELDVRE
- a CDS encoding gluconate 2-dehydrogenase subunit 3 family protein; amino-acid sequence: MELSRRDAVAALAAVGTGAGAVAVGTHLHESDPGEDGDLRRAMVAAAEVVYPDAVSGVDEFVETFLDGRLDDEAHAAGVREAVDILDDYASARHDASFTDLSIAERDDLLRAAGVATASENPDGTEVERIRYYVVNELLLALYASPAGGELVGIENPPGHPGGTGSYQRGPTP